In Rattus norvegicus strain BN/NHsdMcwi chromosome 1, GRCr8, whole genome shotgun sequence, a genomic segment contains:
- the Or6z3 gene encoding olfactory receptor Olr8, with translation MEKSLELGNATRVQEFVLLGLSTRLGIRDVLFIIFLSLYLLTLMENTLIIYLIFSHSELHKPMYFFLGNLSCLEMCYVSVTMPTLLMGLWTGPCHVPFTGCMTQLFFFISLICTECTLLASMAYDRYVAICRPLHYPLLMRPRVCLGLALSSWLGALLVSVIKTACIASLSYCGPNILNHFFCDVSPLLNLSCTHVALTELVDFISAIVILWGSLLVAIASYVAIGRTVLGMPSAAARHKAFSTCASHLVVVGIFYSATIFIYARPSRIEAMDLNKVLSVIYTVVTPMCNPIIYCLRNREVQLAFHRTMRWSSV, from the coding sequence ATGGAGAAGTCACTTGAGTTGGGCAATGCGACCAGAGTCCAGGAGTTTGTCCTGTTGGGCTTGTCCACAAGGCTTGGAATAAGAGATGTCCTGTTTATCATCTTCCTGAGTCTTTACCTGCTTACCCTCATGGAGAACACACTCATCATCTACCTCATCTTCAGTCACAGTGAACTCCACAagcccatgtacttcttcctgggCAACCTCAGCTGCCTGGAGATGTGCTATGTGTCAGTCACCATGCCCACCCTACTCATGGGGCTGTGGACAGGACCCTGCCATGTTCCATTTACAGGCTGCATGACCCAGCTTTTCTTCTTCATCTCTCTCATCTGCACAGAATGcactctcctggcctccatggcttatgaccgctatgtggccatctgccgTCCACTGCACTACCCACTGCTCATGAGGCCCCGAGTATGCCTGGGCTTGGCCTTGTCTTCATGGCTGGGTGCGTTGCTGGTCTCAGTGATCAAAACAGCATGCATCGCAAGCCTGTCCTATTGTGGTCCCAATATCCTCAATCACTTCTTTTGTGATGTCTCTCCTCTCCTTAACTTATCCTGCACTCATGTGGCCCTCACAGAGCTGGTAGACTTCATTTCAGCTATCGTCATCCTCTGGGGTTCACTCCTTGTGGCCATAGCCTCCTATGTGGCCATTGGTAGGACAGTTCTAGGCATGCCATCAGCTGCTGCCCGCCACAAAGCCTTCTCTACCTGTGCCTCCCACTTGGTAGTGGTGGGTATATTCTACTCAGCCACTATCTTCATCTATGCCCGACCCAGCCGCATAGAAGCTATGGACCTCAACAAGGTGTTGTCTGTCATCTACACGGTGGTTACCCCCATGTGCAACCCCATCATCTACTGTCTCAGGAACAGAGAGGTGCAATTGGCTTTCCATAGGACCATGCGCTGGTCCTCAGTTTGA